A genomic stretch from Corvus cornix cornix isolate S_Up_H32 chromosome 9, ASM73873v5, whole genome shotgun sequence includes:
- the AMER3 gene encoding APC membrane recruitment protein 3, producing MELKRGKTFIKSSVQHEKVPPVHTAPTNKDEMGKDKKAVLEGNQSVAEVQLACLATHKNYRFSTRAARNGAGDHNLEKSSGSSYKLVRKSKTHDCVTEADKTEHCSPSSRACEEGFFGKGKGRLVNSISFTGMSSSSSKKECVVSPSQSACSSQMIDYRNFVPQMPFVPAVAKTIPRKRISLKRSKKGLRDIFHIRKNKPDSLSFLVEKDKNLSSPGCRSELSGRLAKYLFKTGETCAADCLSQDCSDSELQSDSSYDYCNALCEDVASLKSFDSLTGCGEIFADETSAHLELENSKDLLLRRSKHKDSPGMGSFQGGVEQLASPGQNETVEFAKFWDNINKSVRLHQSALFEKKLLKTPSSDLEKDRNQAAVPVTDPQDSPDKEGDNSKDSSTETETPKSENQESTSTSDEGYYDSFSPGQDDELKEAQTPGVPGRFPRDSYSGDALYELFYDPNEVKVNPILDDDLCASESVSEQAIEIPLSIYSFHVGAEENMASQPTLDIISQGFFHSTWKGKECLLKLCDTELSLTMGIINWLRKHSGLISSPDSLQSPQSQPEKSNDSLILPSHSPEQKGSTEAQQEIPGKGESNIFNVCVPLEESKHTNQASSVNIAGRDHSLDSCLNTSNLGFRGREGSHHKDLSTAPGTVETTRSSSYASQSQANRDTLQTSSTESEKLAISLGCETSGDKNPLPEKLNRESGSQRSENPSLDDNHEVESCYSYKTAATSLRDPLEREDRNKPVYRSRSISCDKPPQPLTLNHFQSYMSPTPTESSTNIVQLLEHCVTQVASLKISYENKHLEDKYIGNEMNSIIHKMSQYKNKLFLQNECNCVAQNPEYPSIPSTNQYNYETSFQSSSLYHLKQNGEQICSEDQKSRAKMTDEVIQSKINFEYSQLNNQALSYLKDFGLSSSDSGPETSLSRPTFLPLFNSICPDIAGTFSQASHSTAVSLSDSLQPEEAKQCSPGPWNYAETPCHGLAGGSALSPLLEAVARDTAVTTRNHQ from the coding sequence ATGGAGCTCAAGAGAGGAAAGACTTTCATAAAATCCAGTGTACAACATGAGAAAGTGCCACCGGTGCATACAGCTCCTACCAACAAAGATGAGATGGGCAAAGACAAAAAGGCAGTTCTGGAGGGAAACCAAAGTGTGGCTGAAGTCCAGCTGGCATGTTTGGCCACACACAAGAACTACAGATTTTCTACCAGAGCAGCAAGGAATGGAGCTGGTGATCACAACCTGGAAAAATCATCTGGATCCTCCTACAAGCTCGTAAGGAAGAGTAAAACCCATGACTGTGTTACTGAGGCAGACAAAACAGAgcactgcagccccagcagcagggcttgtGAAGAAGGATTTTTTGGAAAGGGCAAGGGCCGACTTGTCAATAGCATCAGCTTTACAGGGATGTCCAGCTCCAGCAGTAAGAAGGAGTGTGTGGTCAGCCCCAGCCAGTCTGCATGTAGCAGTCAGATGATAGATTACAGGAACTTTGTGCCACAGATGCCTTTTGTACCAGCTGTCGCAAAAACCATTCCCAGGAAGAGGATTTCCCTCAAGAGATCTAAGAAAGGGCTCAGAGATATATTtcacataagaaaaaataaaccagacaGCCTCTCATTTCTGGTGGAGAAGGACAAGAACCTgtcctctccaggctgcaggagtGAGTTGTCTGGACGTCTTGCAAAGTATCTTTTCAAAACTGGAGAAACTTGTGCAGCTGATTGCTTGTCACAGGACTGCTCAGACAGTGAACTGCAGTCTGACTCCTCCTATGACTACTGCAATGCCCTGTGTGAAGATGTTGCCTCTCTGAAGAGCTTTGACTCCCTCACTGGCTGTGGGGAAATCTTTGCTGATGAGACTTCTGCTCATCTGGAGCTGGAGAACAGCAAAGACCTTCTGCTGAGGCGAAGCAAGCACAAAGACAGCCCTGGCATGGGCTCCTTTCAAGGAGGGGTGGAGCAGCTGGCCTCTCCTGGCCAGAATGAGACAGTGGAATTTGCAAAGTTTTGGGACAACATCAACAAATCAGTAAGGCTACATCAGAGTGCTCTGTTTGAAAAGAAGTTACTGAAGACACCTAGTTCTGACTTAGAAAAGGATAGAAATCAGGCTGCTGTACCGGTCACAGACCCCCAGGACTCACCTGATAAAGAAGGTGACAATTCCAAAGACAGctccacagaaacagaaacaccGAAAAGTGAAAACCAGGAATCCACATCTACAAGTGATGAAGGCTACTATGATTCATTCTCTCCTGGACAAGATGATGAACTGAAGGAAGCTCAGACCCCTGGTGTCCCAGGTAGATTTCCAAGAGACAGTTACAGTGGAGATGCCCTTTATGAGCTCTTCTATGACCCAAATGAAGTCAAAGTAAACCCTATCCTTGATGATGACTTGTGTGCATCTGAAAGTGTTTCAGAGCAAGCCATTGAAATCCCCTTGTCCATTTACAGCTTTCATGTTGGAGCTGAGGAGAACATGGCTTCCCAACCAACTCTAGATATCATCAGCCAGGGTTTTTTCCACAGCACATGGAAAGGCAAAGAATGTTTGCTAAAGCTCTGTGATACTGAGCTTTCACTGACCATGGGGATAATAAACTGGCTACGAAAACACTCAGGACTCATTTCCTCCCCTGATTCTCTTCAGAGTCCTCAATCACAGCCAGAAAAGTCTAATGATTCATTGATCCTGCCCAGTCACAGTCCAGAGCAGAAAGGGAGCACAGAAGCTCAGCAGGAGATACCAGGCAAGGGTGAATCTAATATATTTAATGTATGTGTGCCTTTGgaggaaagcaaacacacaaaccAGGCCTCTTCAGTAAACATTGCTGGAAGAGACCACAGCCTGGACTCCTGCCTGAACACATCTAATCTGGGTTTCCGAGGAAGAGAAGGGAGTCACCACAAGGACTTATCTACAGCCCCTGGGACTGTGGAAACCACCAGATCATCAAGTTATGCATCACAATCACAGGCTAACAGAGACACTCTGCAGACATCTTCGACTGAGAGTGAGAAGCTAGCAATTTCATTGGGATGTGAGACATCTGGAGATAAAAACCCACTGCCAGAAAAGCTGAACAGAGAGAGTGGCTCCCAGAGGTCTGAAAATCCTTCATTAGATGATAATCACGAAGTAGAATCATGTTACTCCTACAAGACTGCTGCGACCTCACTCCGAGATCCTCTTGAGagggaagacagaaataaaCCAGTGTATCGCTCTCGCTCTATCTCCTGTGACAAACCACCACAGCCTCTAACCCTCAATCACTTCCAGAGCTACATGAGCCCCACACCAACAGAGAGCAGCACTAACATAGTGCAGCTCTTAGAGCACTGTGTAACACAGGTGGCATCATTAAAAATTAGCTATGAAAACAAGCACCTGGAAGACAAATACATCGGTAATGAAATGAACAGTATCATTCATAAGATGTCTCAGTACAAAAACAAGttatttttgcaaaatgaaTGCAACTGCGTTGCTCAAAATCCAGAATATCCCAGTATTCCTAGCACAAACCAATACAACTATGAGACAAGTTTCCAATCTAGCAGTCTGTATCATTTGAAGCAAAATGGGGAGCAAATTTGCTCTGAAGATCAGAAAAGTAGAGCAAAAATGACCGATGAGGTTATTCAAAGCAAGATAAATTTTGAATACTCCCAGCTGAATAATCAAGCACTCTCCTATTTAAAGGACTTTGGTCTCAGTTCAAGTGATTCTGGCCCTGAGACATCTCTTAGTAGACCAACATTTTTACCTCTCTTTAACTCCATCTGCCCAGACATAGCTGGTACCTTCTCACAAGCCTCACACAGCACGGCTGTCTCTCTGTCTGACTCGCTGCAGCCTGAGGAGGCCAAGCAGTGCAGCCCAGGGCCCTGGAACTATGCAGAgaccccctgccatggcctgGCTGGAGGGAgtgctctgtcccctctcctaGAGGCAGTGGCCCGGGATACAGCAGTGACAACCAGGAACCACCAGTGA